TGTTagcaaataaacttaaatatcaGGTTTACATAAAGTTTTATGAATATGATAGAAAAATACTAGTTGACGTGATATTAGACTATCGATATTGATAACCGATATTGCGTCAAGGACCCACGTAATTAGAGGTATCTAATTAATGGTATACTGTAAGAATATCTACATAGATACTATAATGATAGGCGTAGGTGACTAGATTTATGTTGCTTTATCGttctgattttaaaattttaatgtagtcTATTTTTTTGTTCAACTTCTGACAAAGACTTActgatttttaaccgacttcaaaaaagtaAGCACGTATGTATCAatccatgtatgtatgtatgtatgtatgtttgtgcgcgattatctcgcgtttgtcTAGACCCATTTTGATATGGTTTTCAGGAAAGTatcttttagatattttttcacGACACGTTCGGACATATCACTGCTCACATTGAATGACGCCGTGTCTTGATCTCACTCTTAAGTATTCAGAAATATTCACAATTGATACACAATTATCACGACATcgtttgaatataaaaatgtaacataaaaaatgaTATGTCACAAAAAGCTGGCACGAGTGTATTTAATGTCAGTGAAAAAAACAAATGGATGTTCATTTATTGTCTTCATTTTTGGACAGATCTGTTACGATTTATTTTCCTCCATATCATTTATCTTGCTACATCAGCTAGCGAAATACTGAAACTCTGCACAAGCCTGTCTTTACGAAattgttcataataataatatgatgaaaACTGACACCGAACTCAACAAAAAAGCACAAAAACACAAACGGTcaatttaaagtattatttaacgGTGATAACTGTGTGTAAATCTGATTACGCAGCCGTTGCTTTATCGCTTTGTTGCCgtaattaaaacgttccattCCAACTAATTAAAGTATTGCTTCATATTTAACTGACACAAAACCGCATGTTCATTAAAAATAGGAACCATTTTTGCTTCAGCTTACATCTTTATAATGGCTTTATTGTCCCAAATCCTCTGGGCCGCAATCCCCGCATGACACTTGACGGACGGGTCACAAAAAATTGCTGAATAAACCATATTTTTGTCGCTCATATCGACTTTTCTCTTTGTTTACCTTGAACACACTAACTAGTGACGAAAGCACGAATTGAAGTCTCACACAAGATATTGTTATCAGTATCACTATTATCGTGTAGCTATAGGGTATTAATAGATACGGATCAAAATGTGTAACGCAATCACTGTCCAGATAAAAATAATGGGTGAAACATATATAAACGCTTTGGcactgataataatttattagtaaaaaaggGGCTACTACCCGATACTACTCTTCAATATTTGTAtccaatacaaataattaattcgtGTATTTACTTATTGTGataaaagatattaatattagacAAAATGACTGCCGACGCTCTCGCTAAGACTAGAATCACCAACCGTGTGGCCCGCCTCAAGAAGAGTGCTGCTGCGCGTTACAACATCGATGAGAAGGAGGTGCACATTGGCCACATCGCTCTGGAGTCCATGTTACTGGACCCGGACATGATCAGCCAGGTAAggaactttttattataattctgtGTAGCCATTAACCCCTTGTATGcgccggtatataagacaacaatagaaaatacattgtgtctcgcgtggatccatgTTTCGGCATACGACGGGTTAAAGGTGCACATTTAACATATACACGTCGTGGTCGTTTTACCCCTGCAAggaataaaaggcatgatgcTTGGCGTGCATTAGTTTCAAGTGAAAACGTGGagagattttaaattattaaacactCAAAGTATCTGTTACCAATTACGTACAttatcttaaattattatttattaaagtaacaTGAGAGCAATTTAGACATTAATCAGATTCTAGtgaaaatgtaaacaatttgCTATGCAAAGAGTAAATTCAACGAAAAGGGTAATTGATAGGCTGGtgacctattaaaaaaaacgttctGGGAATATCTTTTTCATCTAACATGATCAGTTTTCATGACACTACTCCTGGAATTCACCATCCACTTTGATGAACCGATATTGCATATAGCAGTTTTACTAAGAAGACATAAAGAATCTTCCCACACACGCACTTTTCAACAATTTATACAAGTTTACTGTGAATTTCAATACCAAAAAGCCTTTAGCAAACTTGTAAGCCGCTACCAGAATACCTAAAGATTTATCACAGGCTTACCAAAAAGGAACTTCTACAATAAATATAGATGAGAAATCACGAAAGTAATAGTTACAAGTGTtagataaaaaatttaaaagaaaactaataaGGCAAAAGCAAACTGCGGTAAAACTGAAATAACTCAGTAAGGAATACGTGTTCACATACATAGTTCACAGTACCGGGACTCACGTAGTATGAGAACTATTTGTTCATTTATACAACCTAGTACTAGAAAAGATAGTTCTAGTTGCTGCTAAATAAACCACCCTCTATCGATTCTAACCTATTTTTGTAACACTCTATGTAacaatgttacaaaaatacatatctgGGTGATCCAATGTATTCTTCTGctttataaatatgatttaattttaaagtttgttCTGAGAATTTTAAAGGTTAAATTTTTATGtacaacatttttaaagtaaaagaaaatttatcttaataaacattaaaaaaaccatTATGGTTTTTATTGACATTGATATGGATAGgcataaaaacaattttacttataTTCAGACTACAAAAACAACTGTTAATATATTCTGAAAGTAGCTTAGTACGAAATTAATCAGCCGAGACCTTAATCTCGAAATTGAGATTTTTTCTGAGTCACGATCTAGAAAAGTTAATTGCTTCTAACCTAATTATTTTGTAGTGTCTAACGTAATACTTATATTGCATGTTcttaattacgttttattttcgCAAAGTCTTTCTTAATTCgcataatttattgtaaacaaCAACTAGTACTTTAAGAAATTACTATACCTATACCAATTTGACCGACTTTCAGTGagctatataaaaataactgacaataatattaacatGGTTGTCAAAGGCTATGATATCAACCTCTTTTACAATCCTAATCTCTAATACTCTCGGgcaatttttaaatatcatactTTTTTTCCAGATTGATTTCACTACTGGACAAGAGGAAACGAATAGATCTGTGGCCCAGCGCTCAAGCCGCCTCGCCAGTGCTATGGTGAATGCTGGCCTGAAGCCTGGAGACCCTGCAATTGTCATGGGCAACAACCACATGGACCTCTGCATCCCATACTTTGCCTGCCACTTCGGAGGATATCCCATGTGTGCCATCGACCCCAGTATTGGCAAAAGTAAGCAGCTTAAACAAATAATCTgtgataaaaagacaaaaattaataatcgGCTTGTTTAACTTTTCCttataatctaattaaaatgttcttGTTGTTTTCAGATGACCTAGTGAGATTATTCCCATACATCTTCCCCAAAATCGTGTTCTGTCTGAAGTCTTGCGAAGAAAAGGTCCGAGAAGCGTTCAAGGTCAACAACCTTGAGGGCTTCATCGTCGTATTTGATGACAAAAAAACTGATCTAGAGGCTTTCGTTCAGGAGCACAACGGCACTGAAGTTGACTACAGGTATATAAAGAACCGTCTAGAAACAATATTAAGTACGAGGCTCTTTTGGAAAAGATCAATTAAGATAATGCTGACGAAACACAGCTCTATCTACTAAATTATCAACTTACGATTAAAATGTACAgaaatgtaaatgaaataacCATTCATGAATCTGATTAGTAATACATATGAATCATTTCGTAGTAATTGATAAGATGGCTGAAGGTTTAAAAATTGTGTAGTTATCATGTAGTAAATTTTCGTATTCGAATTTTCCTTGAATGTTTCCGATGTTTACAGGCCTGCCACTTTCGACCATTCCAAGATTGCTGCCTGGTTGATGTTGACTAGCGGCACCACTGGCTTACCGAAAGTCGCCATCATACCATTTGACACTCTACTCCATGGAATCATCAGTTGGTGGTAAGTTACGACAGAAATTTGCAAGAAATACGGTATAACCATAGTACACTAACAACAGAGGTCAAAAACATTGGAAGGTTACCTACTTTCATATTTAATCTTAAAGATATAAGTAATGTGTCATATACTATCTTTGTAAAAGAAAGGCATTAACAAAAAGTAGCACTGATATGCtgaagcaataaataataaattaaaatcaaaatcctCGGCTTAGTCATTTGACTGGCCGATTAGTTTGGGCGCGCCGGATTATAACGGTCGCCTGTTTTAGCGATTGAATCATTAATTTGCCAAACAATCATAATTCACAATGTTGTAACGatttaaatgatattataaaatgatgTCACCTCGTTTGCCGTAGGGTTTTTTATGATAACATTTACAAATTCGTTTCGTATGATTGatataaatgtaggtacaaaACCTGTACACAATATGTGGGTTTGTAGTCACTTATagcttattataattttgaggCCTATCATACGTTATATCCTCATAAATCAATTCATATTACTAATCAATTAATTACAAGTAGATGCCCTCGGAACTTTGTTACACCGAACATGCTCTGAAACTTATTGCAAGTTTAGTTAGTTCGAAACATCGCATAtcggtaaataataaattaatggtaTTAGTTGAAGTTCTGTCCAAAACTAAATGTTTGGGACTCACCGCACAGCTTCAGCAAATCgaacatttatcatttatattctcatttaaatattcaagaaCTTTACAAATGTGATTTAAAAACTTTACATTATTCACACTAAAATTGCAGTAACTAAAAAGAGACCGAGTAAAACAGATCATTCgcagaaaaaaatgttaagtagATTAAATTTCTTTACAGGGAACCCTTCCCAGAGAAAGTGGAAAGTATTCTGGCTATGGCCACATTACAATGGATGTCATCCCTACTCTACTTCATTTCGGGCCCACTGAAGGGCTCCACCAGGATTCAGGCCTCCGAACCATTATCCCCGATGAAACTCGTCCAAATTATCAACAAATACAGggtaattataatgataatacaaTAACCGATAAGCACCAGGTGTTATATATAACTCACCTGATAATGTGTTGCTACTGTGATTTCTGCCTACTGATACTAAAACATATTCTGATAATATTTCAGCCCGTCACGACAGCGTTTACGCCATATTTATTAGGTCATTTTCTGAATGTCGCCGAAAAAAATTGTGACTTATCGTGTTTCAAATACATTGTTATTGCGGGCAGTGCTATCGAGAAACCATTATTGGACAGatttaaagtaagtaatatCGTAAAATTATGATATATAGAGatcaataatatatataatggctattacaaaagaaaatactatTCTTGTTATGGTGGAAAGTAGCCATTAGTATTAGTAGGGAAATGTATTTCAAACATcctttactgagaattttgcaAATACTTAACTAATGATTTCTAGGCACTTCAACAATTCTTATTATCTTAATTTAGTATTCCCTCCCCCAGCCTTATATTTTTCGAAAAGAAATATCTAGTTGACTTGTCTCTACGAAGTTAGAACGTGTTTAACTTGTGGTAACGAAAACATTTTTCCTAGAAGAGGGGGATTGTGTAAATACTGTAAATGGAATTTTAGAACTGTAATTGTTTTGGTGGATCAAAATGTAATGATAACATGTTGTTTGCCCTGCTAACTTTGAGAAATTTGGGAAAATTAGGCCAGATTGACTTTGGCATTACTAACGAATGaactgttttataaaataagactTATTTATTTGCAGAAAGTATGCGATGCTTTCATGTACCTGGTTTATGGAATGACGGAGTTGTTGGTACCTACCTTTGACTACAACGACGACACTCCATTCGGATCGACCGGCAAGCCTCAGTCACAGTATGAGTTCAAGGTATGTATTCCTCTATTTGAATATTCATACACATTTTCTATGCCTAAACTATGTAAACTAATATCGGGAAATTTGATTGGACAAACAATTTGGCAGTTTTAGTTATCAGAACTTCGAAATTCAGAGAATTACCGAAATTATTTATAGTTGTTAATGGAATGTTTACATATTCTCACAAATATGCTTATTTCGAtgataaaatactgaaaaacaggttataaaagaagaaattaagCAATTTTAATAATCATGGTTGTTTTTTAGCTCGTGGATGAcaatgcaaaaactttggaagGATCATACAAGACCGGTGAACTGTGGATTAAGGGCAACGCCTTCTTCAAGGTAAAAACAACATATACTATGAATGAGAGAATTGGTCATATTAGACTTACAATACGTTGCATAGCCTGAACATATAAGATTTTCGATACCAACAACAAATATtctgatataaataaatctaaattcgCATAAAACTAGAATATATTAATGTACACATTATCGTAAGTTATGGAGCTTTGGGGGACCCTTATCCTGTGGTTTACAAAAAACTTGATAATTTGTTACCCAAAAATAGTATTCAGTTTGTACTTAACGCAAAACGTATGAGAAAGATTCTCAGAAACTCAATCCCCAAAAAGGTAAACCGTTAGTTAAGCCGTGGGCTGCGGATGATAATGCCCCAAGGATGAATATACATTCATAATTTACTGACGCTATAATACTGCTTCGGTCTCGACAAAGTTACtcaataaaatataccaaaacaCGCTTCTTTAGTGCCTAGTTTAGTGCTCAAAATACGAAAATCCCTTCGgaaaatattaaacgaaatatgCTATTGAAATTCTTAAGTTATCAGTGCATTTCTATGAAGAACCGTTTTTCTTTTGAACCTCAAATGAATATTATCGAAAACACATTATTGTGAATACCATATAGAGCCGTTAAGATTACTTAGGACACAAAGAATTCTCTCAGAAAATATTCAATGAAAATCTTGTATCAAAGGAACGTTTATTTAAAGTGGCTCAATTTCCAGGGCTATCTAAACAATGCTGAGGAGACTAAGACCATGTTGACTGACGACGGATGGTTCAAAACTGGAGACATGTTCTACAAGGACGACCAAGATTATTACTACTTTGTGGAGCGCAAGAGACTTTTAATTAAGCACTACGGTTTTCtggtaactattttttttttacttttttaattagcccccatttaattactttttctaaTCAGAACGTGAGGTTTCTTCATAGTAGAAACTAATTTCAGTGAATAAAGTGCgctttgaaattaaatatctcAATGATGCGTAAACACAGCGATGCAATCAATTTGCCCAATCACATTCTTAGTTTTCTCGGAAATATTGTTGagttaaaaccttttaaaataatgcAAGGCGAAAACTCAGTCAGCGTAAACTTAGCTAGACTTATTTCTCTCACGCTCTGATTCATTCCAGTGGAGCAGTGTCTCGAGTCGGTTGATATGCGACAAGAGAAAACTAAGTCTTATTTCACAAGAAAAATATCTTCCAAATCCTTGCCAGCCGTCTGCATTTCGACGTTGCTATGACAACATCGCTCCACCTTACACAAATAGAATTCATTgtacattttcttttgttaattgatattaaaaaattataatggattcattttaaaaaagatGCTCTCGCATGAACAATTCTATTCATTTTTGAAGCTGTGAACTCAGCCACTCAGAGCTGGTTATGTTATTATCAAACGGTTCAAGCCGTATTCATTCTTGCAGACAAATTAATTTTGCATGGCCAAGTATTACTAATGTTCTTATGAGTGTAATTCCATttgatatgaaaatatatttctggAATGAGTGGGTAGATAAAGATGCAAGAGTTACTCTATTGTTACGAATAAAGCACCGATCTAATCTCCAAATAGATAATGGAGACAGTAATAAAGATGCAAATGGTTGATTTGAAATGCTAACAATGAATTGTTTTGTCAACAGCTTTCCCCATTACAAATGGAGGAGATTGTCAAGCGTCACCCATCCATAGTAGATGCCTGTGCGGTCAGCCTACCACAACTTGATTGCACCGAACTGCCCGTATTTGCCCTACAGAGAAGAAATGGTGACAAAGTTGATACACAAGAAGTCGCCGAGTTATTGAGAAGTGAGTATTCCTCATAACCTAATCTATTATTTCTAAGACACATTTAGTACGGAGCTGCGAACAatctttttagtcagtaagacactccctctcgcctcactcggACGGGAGAAGTAGATAATAGAATgcttttcccctcaaaaaaattaataaaatgaaagtaCAAAACGAAGCAGCGTAGATACttaaagttactaaaaattACCGAAGGTCCCAAACACAACAACGTCATTAGAATATCTACTCTTATCagataaactaattaataatcaaCTTGAACCAAATATTTTTCCATGAGGTATTTGTTTACATCGAATAGTACTAATGAAAACATGCGATATGATTTTTATGATAATCGTAAACCTATATTTGATGTTATTAATATGATATTGACATAGATTAATTGGATATTATATAGATAGCTTTAACAAATTGACTAATCATATCTATCTTAAGTGCCAACGATAAATGGATAGGTGTGTGGTTTCATAAAACTAATTGCTAAAATGTCCTATATATGAAATGTCTTCTAATCATCTAATGACCGTCTCTAGTGGATACTCAGAAAAAGTAATACACTATGAAGTCTTTCAAGGTCTTGAACATGTcgtatctataattttattataactttcgtgggacatactaaattaattattatgttatcggcttactcacgtaattgttttacGAGGaagtactcgactagtttcaagccgtgctagaggttcatattcataagcaacattccgcgagacacgacgcggcgattgtcgtgctGCTACTCTGCTGCTGCTGCTAATGTAGCAGCAaagtcaaaatggctgaaaggaTCTAATCGGAACAGAGGTAGAACGGTCTGAATAACACATAGACCACTCTTTAATtcacgggaacgcggacaaAACGGTTGCATATGCTAGTTAAATCATAAATCCTAaatgtactttttgtttttcttagtCACGATTCATATAATTTATTGAGACAATCATCTTTAATCTGTGTGTACTTTTGATGAAAATTCAAGAAAACTCATATCTCGCTCCATAATTACTTGTGTAACAGTTGGTCCGTACATTGCGcagtaataaaattcatttgtGAAATAACGTATAGCCGTGAATACAGAAATTTTCGTTTGCAACAGCAAAATTGAGGCGAAAATATGAAATCTCCTCGTTTTGCATCATTTTCTTTGTACCAACGCAATTCGTTAATAAAGAAAATGCATGCAAGTTGCATATTACCTATGAAATATAATCATGTTATTTGTTGGTAAAGAGAGAACTCTGACCCGTCTGTTTTTTATCCGAAATACCATTCATTTTGGTATCTGCAATAAGCAGAAAACAATTAACGttattaataactattaaaacaatgaatttcTGTTTTCTCCTGTAGGAAATATAAGGtatattttcctttacaaaTTACTTGATTGATACAAAGCAGCAAACAATTCATTAATTGCTTTTATTGATACTTCACTTGTTCGTTTTAATGAATTGCCGATAAAACCCTCAGATTAAAACATCACCTATTCAATCTACAATCtgttaaaattcaaaacatcTTCGAAACATGAAAGCCACTTAaagtctaaatataaaaattgtataataaaatgtacattagATATATAAATTGATGGTATCAACTGATGATGGATGTGAAAGCGAGCAAACTTATTTTATCCCCTTGAGGCTTGCTATTGaagataatatttacaaattctcTTTGGCCGTAATTAATTTACCTCTTTCTACGAAATATCAAATTCGAAAATCATAAAGACGAAATCAAATAACAAGGAAATAATTACTAAATCTGCCATCAAAATTGTATCTCGAGTGGTTggacaaagtaatttattataatggtAGTCTAAACGGAGCTTTGTGTGTCAATCATCGTTGTGAATGCATGACCAAGCTCAATGTATCTCCGTCGGCCGCAGTGGCAGTAGTTCGCATGCAGCGTCGCAGGTGGCACAATCTATTGCCGTTCACGAGACTACACACGTCCCAAATTTATTACTTAGCTAGCCACACGACTAAACAATTTTCTTCTTACTCAATTGCTAACTTATTGTTTCAGAGAACATGGAAGGGAAGCGACTGAACGGCGGGTTTTTCTTCGTAGATTCATTACCCGTCACGCCCTCCGGCAAGATACATAGAGCAAAAGTGAAGGAGATGGCACAGGCAGCACAAAAAATCCTCTTCTAGTGTACTAGATAGACTATCAACTATCACTGTTCACTAATACTGGTCACTTGCCAGTAAGAATCTTTATGTTATTACTATTAGGTCGAgattaaatgtaaaattctcattttagtaaataattcaCATTACTTACTAggttaattaatattgaaatgagtaaaacattttctagaacTCATTAGGTTTATAggatttatatgtattatagtgAATGTACAATGTATATAGTTATGTTAATGATATAAGCtgcctatgttttatttatttattaaaaatattgtacatgacaaaatgttattgaaataaatatatgtatactaactattaagtataatgtttaggctaacatttaaaataatattgtaaattagtTCATTAATGAATTGTATTATGTAAGTAGGAAAATAAGATttgaatatgaataaaaataaaacattatcaaaatattttggtgtattaattgtttcaaaataaaatacaatatagtAACCTTCCATCTTTCACAAatacagtaaaaaataaaatacaaattttttCCACCATTTACAAATAAGTGTTTCGTAACTTATTACATATTTTCGATGAACAAAACTAATACAACTAGTCGTAGTAACTTTTCAGCAGACTATGTCAATACTTATAGGGTACACACCTGAGAAGTTATACAACTTTACAAGTTTCAAACACAAACGAAAACGATTCAAAATTGAGCCCCAATTTTCGTCGAGAGGGCAAAACTAAACTGCTtcttatacatacaaatattattgtacTACGTCAGTAGATATAATTCGTATAATACAAAAGTTGTTTTGATCtaaagataatattatgaataacaaaaacaacctatacaacgtaatattattatgatattccACGAAGTGTTAGTACAGACGCCtgctatttatttccatttaaatAAGCTATGTTTATCAGCTTACATCATCGATATTCCTATATcaattatacaaaaacaatgtaCATAGATTAGCGTGATTTAGCAATCAAGTCTACCAAAAACTTTCTAGAGTCTCTTCGCCTAGGAAAGATGGAGAAACTatcagatttttactgactaacaaccaccctTGGTATCATGTCTCACACTTTACATACAACcttacttttaaataatctgACTAAAGGCTTTGCCTGCCGCTAAAGAATTAGATGAGGATTTGCCTTTATCAGTTTTCTGTAACCTCTGGGTCACCGGTTaactacgtggcagttaacgtgttgaATGACTACATACACTATTATGTCAAAAAACCCTTCGTACAGTCggataaaaaaagaacaaaagtaAATACCTGCTCAcacaaaaaccaataaaaaagtgAGATGAACATTTTCCAATCGATTCCTTTCACTTTAGACTAAGTAAACTCACCATATGAGTCTCTAGCTCTAGTCTCACAGTCTCTCAGTCTCTCAATAGTGGCATCTCCTATCTCCATAACCCGAAGTTGGACGCGCGACGCTGGAACTCGTAGTGCCATCAAAGTTTTGAATTCGCATTGATTGAACGAACGTAGTGACGTGACCTATCTCAGTTCCGTATTTACTACTGGGTATGTAGTGTCTAACCAATATTGAGTTTTTAGCTAAAATGAAAGTGGTATAGTAGTTCTGCAATTTATCGTGTGTAAAACTGGTGTTTATTAGTCAAGTTTTTGTTTCAAAGAATTCTATAGGTAGCATTTATTACTGTTATCGTTTCCAAGATTCCTATTATGAGTAGATAATTCTGTGACTACACaacaatacataacaatatcTAAATGCAGTTTACGATATGTGTTTCCAATCGAATTTaaacaaacgtttttttttttacttggaaaatcatccaatgacttctttcgccttgggtgaggcaacaGAGAGTGaaagacacttactgactaaaaaccgaaACCAGATAGGCAGacacccggagccccggtaacctgccaGACAGTTCACAATTCCAGGAACATAACAAACATAGACTTATCATTTCAGTAATCAATTTTCAGCAAACAAAAGCAAATTATACCATTGTCTAGTAAAGTATACATTTATCTATAATAAAAGCATAATTTAGCACTCTATACAGTAGAAGCACAATAATAAATGTCTGCTCGAcctaaaatctatacatataataaaatcgtagaaaagtgctgtctgtacattgaaaataaaaataaaaaaaatagcaggggttattgttatgtcgatgtcgaacccaaaaatgtaattaactttt
This Spodoptera frugiperda isolate SF20-4 chromosome 20, AGI-APGP_CSIRO_Sfru_2.0, whole genome shotgun sequence DNA region includes the following protein-coding sequences:
- the LOC118261735 gene encoding luciferin 4-monooxygenase-like → MTADALAKTRITNRVARLKKSAAARYNIDEKEVHIGHIALESMLLDPDMISQIDFTTGQEETNRSVAQRSSRLASAMVNAGLKPGDPAIVMGNNHMDLCIPYFACHFGGYPMCAIDPSIGKNDLVRLFPYIFPKIVFCLKSCEEKVREAFKVNNLEGFIVVFDDKKTDLEAFVQEHNGTEVDYRPATFDHSKIAAWLMLTSGTTGLPKVAIIPFDTLLHGIISWWEPFPEKVESILAMATLQWMSSLLYFISGPLKGSTRIQASEPLSPMKLVQIINKYRPVTTAFTPYLLGHFLNVAEKNCDLSCFKYIVIAGSAIEKPLLDRFKKVCDAFMYLVYGMTELLVPTFDYNDDTPFGSTGKPQSQYEFKLVDDNAKTLEGSYKTGELWIKGNAFFKGYLNNAEETKTMLTDDGWFKTGDMFYKDDQDYYYFVERKRLLIKHYGFLLSPLQMEEIVKRHPSIVDACAVSLPQLDCTELPVFALQRRNGDKVDTQEVAELLRKNMEGKRLNGGFFFVDSLPVTPSGKIHRAKVKEMAQAAQKILF